In Halictus rubicundus isolate RS-2024b chromosome 5, iyHalRubi1_principal, whole genome shotgun sequence, one genomic interval encodes:
- the LOC143353929 gene encoding endoglucanase F gives MELNVFTCVTTVIVTSIALIDVINASPTYYVKPIEDENDYARVLELSLLFYEAQRSGKLPKNNRIPWRKDSALEDHGLNGEDLTGGYYDAGDFVKFGFTMASTITLLAWGAVSWPEAYNAAGQLDELREAIKWATDYFIKCHVSEYVFYGQVGDFSLDHTFWGRPEELNTTRPAYKIDLEHPGSDLAGETAAALAASSIVFRSHDPEYSDLCLKHAKELYRFADRYRGLYHEAIRGAAQYYESTDYGDELAWAAAWLYKATNDTIYLEDAEDHYQHFHLKERPNEFFYNKKVAGVQVLLAQLTGQTEYRTAASAFCDFSVRQQKRTPKGLLYIDKFGTLCHAANVAFVCLEAADYPGIGNPQEYREFAEQQIHYMLGGGGRSYVIGWGRNPPKQPHHAASSCPDKPAACGWPEFDKDVPNPQILYGALVSGPDEADKFHDHREDYVYTEVTLDYNAGFTSALAGLLQLRVKSTT, from the exons ATGGAGCTGAACGTGTTCACCTGTGTCACG ACCGTGATTGTCACATCGATCGCATTGATCGACGTTATAAATGCGAGCCCAACGTACTACGTAAAACCCATCGAGGACGAGAACGACTACGCCCGGGTCTTGGAGCTCTCGCTTTTGTTTTACGAAGCGCAACGATCAGGGAAACTGCCAAAGAACAATCGCATACCATGGAGAAAGGACTCGGCACTGGAGGATCATGGTTTGAACGGGGAAGACTTGACTGGAGGTTATTACGACG CCGGCGATTTTGTGAAGTTCGGATTCACGATGGCGTCGACAATCACACTTCTGGCCTGGGGTGCGGTAAGCTGGCCGGAGGCTTACAACGCTGCCGGGCAGCTTGACGAACTTCGCGAGGCCATCAAATGGGCTACCGACTACTTCATAAAATGCCACGTCAGCGAGTATGTGTTCTATGGACAAGTCGGCGACTTCTCGCTGGACCATACCTTTTGGGGAAGACCCGAGGAATTGAATACCACTAGGCCAGCCTACAAAATCGATCTTGAACATCCTG GTTCCGACTTGGCAGGCGAAACGGCGGCCGCTCTTGCCGCGTCGAGCATTGTCTTCCGCAGCCATGATCCCGAGTACAGCGATCTGTGCTTGAAGCACGCCAAGGAGTTATACAGATTTGCGGACAGATACCGGGGGCTCTATCACGAAGCGATTCGCGGCGCTGCACAATACTACGAGAGCACAGATTATGGCGATGAATTAGCTTGGGCGGCTGCTTGGCTCTACAAGGCAACAAACGACACGATTTATCTCGAGGATGCCGAGGATCATTACCAACATTTCCATCTCAAAGAGAGGCCGAACGAATTCTTCTACAACAAGAAGGTCGCCGGTGTGCAG GTTCTATTAGCTCAATTGACGGGGCAAACGGAATATCGGACCGCCGCAAGTGCTTTTTGCGACTTCTCGGTGCGCCAGCAAAAACGCACGCCGAAGGGGCTGCTCTACATCGACAAATTCGGTACTTTGTGCCACGCGGCGAACGTGGCATTCGTTTGCCTGGAGGCAGCCGACTATCCCGGTATCGGCAACCCCCAGGAATACCGTGAATTCGCCGAACAACAAATTCACTATATGCTGGGTGGTGGTG GAAGGAGCTACGTGATCGGATGGGGTCGAAATCCTCCAAAGCAGCCTCATCACGCAGCTTCGTCTTGCCCTGACAAACCAGCGGCTTGCGGGTGGCCTGAATTCGACAAGGATGTTCCGAATCCTCAAATACTGTACGGCGCGTTGGTTTCCGGTCCCGACGAAGCAGACAAGTTTCATGATCATCGTGAAGATTATGTGTACACCGAAGTCACACTGGACTATAATGCTGGCTTCACGAGTGCGCTCGCTGGACTCTTGCAATTACGTGTGAAAAGTACAACTTAA
- the LOC143353926 gene encoding uncharacterized protein LOC143353926 isoform X2: MLNRVTMATKWFEYFALIALFQFPTQVQLENLNRRELGGNNHIACAYVQCEKTETCVHRKFRCKNPPCPGMLYCAKSRTESLRGPSTCDTVHCSNGYLCMVKVRHCLWDQKCKQQIARCVSQREYHEGPASCAGFKCPQGHHCILRESLCANPPCKLLRSCSKNRDVHIWFNKCRSLSCSSEFDCFLRKPESTCSDPPCKHTTDCITAADEVENAHCRGWICPRMHKCVAKTVAPCESYNCDVNRTCNMVPQNNSSSWPGSLNKQDNDAQSPQDTIKDEPSQDDLNKILVDVDGLLREWNVTNVEELFGKKSLFVPGYNSSVVDLVHDPEEKEKEILSYQSPENKNSNSQHSHTLPVENKRITDTQINNLNTDMPHDVPKQIVVASQNKDIHDIQMEDFSFNVPEILKYLSIDNYELPSLWTVSDRNFQKEASERADTTIDSFSDVSETADVLEMLMKSLTHFSNETTQENFDDKPVDRSYPENGNKNYASSAVPYFGEDRFTSKNLEELVDQSSLYGGARINFTYNSEPRVHDTVRSSNRTDQSYSSDSGISSAQKIDANNETANLDRFFEMDKEALLSYIETLIEEVDLENDSSNETKRNMDVENLETDSRTAAPSYEDKEPQSFYNLPSYGANDDYVDVKNRDDKA; this comes from the exons ATGCTTAATCGTGTCACTATGGCGACGAAATGGTTCGAGTATTTTGCATTAATCGCTCTATTTCAATTCCCCACACAAGTGCaacttgaaaatttgaatagaaGAG AACTGGGTGGCAATAATCATATAGCATGTGCATACGTGCAGTGTGAAAAGACGGAGACATGCGTGCACCGTAAATTTCGTTGCAAAAATCCTCCATGTCCCGGCATGCTTTATTGCGCGAAATCTCGAACAG AGTCACTGAGAGGGCCTTCTACTTGCGACACTGTGCATTGTAGCAACGGATACTTGTGCATGGTGAAAGTTCGACATTGTCTTTGGGATCAAA AATGCAAGCAACAGATAGCAAGATGTGTATCTCAGCGGGAGTATCACGAGGGTCCGGCGTCCTGCGCCGGGTTCAAGTGTCCTCAAGGCCATCACTGTATCCTCCGGGAGTCACTCTGTGCCAACCCGCCGTGCAAACTACTGCGGAGCTGCAGCAAGAACAGAG acGTGCACATTTGGTTCAACAAATGCCGAAGTCTAAGTTGTTCATCGGAATTCGACTGCTTCTTACGGAAACCAGAGAGTACCTGCTCGGATCCACCCTGTAAACATACGACGGATTGCATAACGGCAGCAG ACGAGGTGGAAAATGCGCATTGTCGCGGATGGATATGTCCTCGGATGCATAAATGCGTCGCGAAAACTGTGGCACCATGCGAATCGTACAATTGCGACGTTAATAGAACTTGCAATATGGTACCGCAAAATAATTCATCTTCCTGGCCAGGATCCCTGAACAAACAAGACAATGATGCTCAATCTCCTCAAGACACCATTAAA GATGAACCTTCGCAAGAcgatttgaataaaatattagtaGATGTCGATGGTCTTTTGCGTGAATGGAATGTAACAAATGTGGAAGAGCTTTTTGGTAAAAAGAGTCTGTTCGTACCAGGGTATAATAGTTCAGTGGTAGATCTCGTCCATGAtccggaagaaaaagaaaaggaaattttGTCATACCAATCACCAGAAAATAAAAACTCCAATAGCCAGCACTCTCACACACTTCCGGTAGAAAACAAGAGAATTACAGACACTCAAATAAATAATCTCAACACTGATATGCCACACGACGTTCCAAAACAAATTGTCGTAGCATCACAAAATAAAGATATTCATGATATACAAATGGAGGATTTCTCTTTC AATGTTCCagagatattgaaatatttatctATCGACAACTATGAACTGCCATCTTTGTGGACAGTGTCCGACAGAAATTTCCAAAAAGAAGCATCTGAAAGGGCGGATACTACCATTGACAGTTTCAGTGACGTTTCTGAAACCGCTGATGTTCTAGAAATGTTAATGAAGTCATTAACGCATTTCTCAAACGAAACTACTCAAGAAAATTTTGATGACAAACCGGTTGATCGAAGTTACCCAGAA AACGGAAATAAAAACTACGCCTCAAGTGCAGTACCTTATTTCGGCGAAGACCGGTTTACGAGCAAAAACTTGGAAGAACTTGTAGACCAATCTTCTTTGTACGGCGGAGCTCGCATAAACTTCACGTACAATTCCGAGCCGAGAGTCCATG ACACCGTGAGATCTTCTAATCGCACGGATCAATCATACAGCAGCGATTCAGGGATATCATCAGCTCAAAAGATAGACGCTAATAACGAAACTGCAAATTTAGATCGTTTCTTCGAGATGGACAAGGAGGCTCTGTTATCTTACATCGAAACTCTAATTGAAGAGGTAGATCTAGAGAACGATTCCTCGAACGAAACAAAACGAAACATGGAcgttgaaaacttg GAAACAGATTCAAGGACAGCTGCGCCAAGTTATGAAGACAAGGAGCCCCAGTCTTTTTACAATTTACCAAGTTACGGTGCTAACGACGATTATGTTGACGTTAAAAACCGCGATGACAAGGCATAA
- the LOC143353926 gene encoding uncharacterized protein LOC143353926 isoform X1 produces the protein MLNRVTMATKWFEYFALIALFQFPTQVQLENLNRRELGGNNHIACAYVQCEKTETCVHRKFRCKNPPCPGMLYCAKSRTESLRGPSTCDTVHCSNGYLCMVKVRHCLWDQKCKQQIARCVSQREYHEGPASCAGFKCPQGHHCILRESLCANPPCKLLRSCSKNRDVHIWFNKCRSLSCSSEFDCFLRKPESTCSDPPCKHTTDCITAADEVENAHCRGWICPRMHKCVAKTVAPCESYNCDVNRTCNMVPQNNSSSWPGSLNKQDNDAQSPQDTIKQFQDWFRSIRSILNPVVYTNWIETILTSTPRSEEFRKWMRTSQIHGSPEDEPSQDDLNKILVDVDGLLREWNVTNVEELFGKKSLFVPGYNSSVVDLVHDPEEKEKEILSYQSPENKNSNSQHSHTLPVENKRITDTQINNLNTDMPHDVPKQIVVASQNKDIHDIQMEDFSFNVPEILKYLSIDNYELPSLWTVSDRNFQKEASERADTTIDSFSDVSETADVLEMLMKSLTHFSNETTQENFDDKPVDRSYPENGNKNYASSAVPYFGEDRFTSKNLEELVDQSSLYGGARINFTYNSEPRVHDTVRSSNRTDQSYSSDSGISSAQKIDANNETANLDRFFEMDKEALLSYIETLIEEVDLENDSSNETKRNMDVENLETDSRTAAPSYEDKEPQSFYNLPSYGANDDYVDVKNRDDKA, from the exons ATGCTTAATCGTGTCACTATGGCGACGAAATGGTTCGAGTATTTTGCATTAATCGCTCTATTTCAATTCCCCACACAAGTGCaacttgaaaatttgaatagaaGAG AACTGGGTGGCAATAATCATATAGCATGTGCATACGTGCAGTGTGAAAAGACGGAGACATGCGTGCACCGTAAATTTCGTTGCAAAAATCCTCCATGTCCCGGCATGCTTTATTGCGCGAAATCTCGAACAG AGTCACTGAGAGGGCCTTCTACTTGCGACACTGTGCATTGTAGCAACGGATACTTGTGCATGGTGAAAGTTCGACATTGTCTTTGGGATCAAA AATGCAAGCAACAGATAGCAAGATGTGTATCTCAGCGGGAGTATCACGAGGGTCCGGCGTCCTGCGCCGGGTTCAAGTGTCCTCAAGGCCATCACTGTATCCTCCGGGAGTCACTCTGTGCCAACCCGCCGTGCAAACTACTGCGGAGCTGCAGCAAGAACAGAG acGTGCACATTTGGTTCAACAAATGCCGAAGTCTAAGTTGTTCATCGGAATTCGACTGCTTCTTACGGAAACCAGAGAGTACCTGCTCGGATCCACCCTGTAAACATACGACGGATTGCATAACGGCAGCAG ACGAGGTGGAAAATGCGCATTGTCGCGGATGGATATGTCCTCGGATGCATAAATGCGTCGCGAAAACTGTGGCACCATGCGAATCGTACAATTGCGACGTTAATAGAACTTGCAATATGGTACCGCAAAATAATTCATCTTCCTGGCCAGGATCCCTGAACAAACAAGACAATGATGCTCAATCTCCTCAAGACACCATTAAA CAATTTCAAGATTGGTTTCGATCCATCAGAAGTATACTGAATCCCGTCGTGTACACTAACTGGATAGAAACAATTCTCACTTCGACGCCGCGCAGCGAAGAATTTCGAAAATGGATGCGAACGTCGCAAATTCACGGATCCCCCGAG GATGAACCTTCGCAAGAcgatttgaataaaatattagtaGATGTCGATGGTCTTTTGCGTGAATGGAATGTAACAAATGTGGAAGAGCTTTTTGGTAAAAAGAGTCTGTTCGTACCAGGGTATAATAGTTCAGTGGTAGATCTCGTCCATGAtccggaagaaaaagaaaaggaaattttGTCATACCAATCACCAGAAAATAAAAACTCCAATAGCCAGCACTCTCACACACTTCCGGTAGAAAACAAGAGAATTACAGACACTCAAATAAATAATCTCAACACTGATATGCCACACGACGTTCCAAAACAAATTGTCGTAGCATCACAAAATAAAGATATTCATGATATACAAATGGAGGATTTCTCTTTC AATGTTCCagagatattgaaatatttatctATCGACAACTATGAACTGCCATCTTTGTGGACAGTGTCCGACAGAAATTTCCAAAAAGAAGCATCTGAAAGGGCGGATACTACCATTGACAGTTTCAGTGACGTTTCTGAAACCGCTGATGTTCTAGAAATGTTAATGAAGTCATTAACGCATTTCTCAAACGAAACTACTCAAGAAAATTTTGATGACAAACCGGTTGATCGAAGTTACCCAGAA AACGGAAATAAAAACTACGCCTCAAGTGCAGTACCTTATTTCGGCGAAGACCGGTTTACGAGCAAAAACTTGGAAGAACTTGTAGACCAATCTTCTTTGTACGGCGGAGCTCGCATAAACTTCACGTACAATTCCGAGCCGAGAGTCCATG ACACCGTGAGATCTTCTAATCGCACGGATCAATCATACAGCAGCGATTCAGGGATATCATCAGCTCAAAAGATAGACGCTAATAACGAAACTGCAAATTTAGATCGTTTCTTCGAGATGGACAAGGAGGCTCTGTTATCTTACATCGAAACTCTAATTGAAGAGGTAGATCTAGAGAACGATTCCTCGAACGAAACAAAACGAAACATGGAcgttgaaaacttg GAAACAGATTCAAGGACAGCTGCGCCAAGTTATGAAGACAAGGAGCCCCAGTCTTTTTACAATTTACCAAGTTACGGTGCTAACGACGATTATGTTGACGTTAAAAACCGCGATGACAAGGCATAA